One stretch of Tenacibaculum sp. MAR_2010_89 DNA includes these proteins:
- a CDS encoding metal-dependent hydrolase, giving the protein MDSLTQIVLGAACGEIALGKKIGNKAMLFGTIGGTIPDLDVFIGRWLYGNEIDAMAFHRGFMHSIVFALIGSFVFGWITYKLYNKEKRLGTTTLKNWIWLYFLSIFTHPILDSFTPYGTQLFLPFSDYRVAFNNISVVDPLYTLPFLLCLVTAMFYNRKRTRRNWWVKAGIYISSAYMLFTIVNKLYVNTVFKNSFDNSSINYSRYSVQPTIFNNILWYGIAETETSYKVGFYSLFDSISKVDTILTIPKNRHLLNISHPDIKTLTWFSNEYYNLVPMDSSANVQYLDLRYPLLNPKNAQTSMFRFELKKDRDRWNMVPFSGKPPSREDLKEFLNRFYGK; this is encoded by the coding sequence CTTGTGGCGAAATTGCCTTAGGGAAAAAAATTGGAAATAAGGCTATGCTGTTCGGAACTATTGGTGGAACTATTCCTGATTTAGACGTTTTTATTGGTAGGTGGTTATATGGAAATGAAATAGATGCTATGGCTTTTCACCGTGGCTTTATGCATTCAATAGTATTTGCACTTATCGGTTCTTTTGTCTTTGGATGGATTACATACAAATTATACAACAAAGAAAAACGACTCGGAACTACAACTTTAAAAAACTGGATTTGGCTCTATTTCTTATCTATTTTTACTCATCCAATTTTAGATAGCTTTACACCCTATGGAACTCAACTATTTTTACCTTTTTCTGACTATAGAGTTGCTTTTAATAATATTTCAGTTGTAGACCCTTTATACACCCTACCTTTTCTCCTCTGTTTAGTAACAGCTATGTTTTATAACAGAAAAAGAACACGAAGAAATTGGTGGGTAAAAGCTGGAATTTATATTAGTTCTGCCTACATGCTTTTCACAATTGTAAACAAATTATACGTTAATACTGTTTTTAAAAACTCATTTGACAACTCAAGCATTAACTATAGCAGGTATTCTGTTCAACCAACTATTTTTAATAATATTTTATGGTATGGTATTGCTGAAACAGAAACTAGCTATAAAGTTGGTTTTTACTCTTTATTTGATTCTATATCTAAAGTTGACACCATTTTAACCATTCCTAAAAACAGGCATTTACTTAACATCTCTCATCCAGATATTAAAACGTTAACTTGGTTTAGTAATGAATACTACAATTTAGTTCCTATGGATTCTTCTGCTAATGTTCAATACTTAGACTTACGGTATCCTTTATTAAACCCTAAAAATGCTCAAACATCAATGTTTAGGTTTGAATTAAAAAAAGATCGAGATCGTTGGAATATGGTACCTTTTTCAGGAAAACCTCCATCAAGAGAAGATTTAAAAGAGTTTTTAAATCGCTTTTACGGAAAATAA
- a CDS encoding DUF6370 family protein yields the protein MRYLFILSSMFFFLSCSTKQKKEIIAEASCGQCKFELKSQNGCDLAIKIDDKAYFVEGANIDDFGDAHDEKIGFCNVVRKVKATGILENDKFIASSFEIVK from the coding sequence ATGAGATATTTATTTATTTTAAGTAGTATGTTTTTTTTTCTTTCTTGTTCAACAAAACAAAAAAAAGAAATAATTGCTGAAGCTTCTTGTGGGCAATGTAAATTTGAATTGAAAAGTCAAAATGGTTGTGATTTAGCTATAAAAATAGATGATAAGGCTTATTTTGTTGAAGGAGCAAATATTGATGATTTTGGTGATGCTCATGACGAAAAAATAGGTTTTTGTAATGTAGTTAGAAAAGTAAAAGCAACAGGAATACTTGAGAATGATAAATTTATAGCATCTTCTTTCGAGATAGTTAAGTAA